In the genome of Triticum urartu cultivar G1812 chromosome 5, Tu2.1, whole genome shotgun sequence, one region contains:
- the LOC125555564 gene encoding sugar transport protein MST8-like, protein MPKSDGDKNYPGNMTVFVFLACLVASSGGLIFGYDIGISGGVTSMDPFLIRFFPSVYAKEQEVVDTNQYCKFDSVLLTLFTSSLYLAALVASLFASIITRKLGRRATMLGGGVVFLVGAVLNGFAMNIAMLIIGRILLGIGVGFSNQAVPLYLSEMAPAKMRGMLNISFQLMITVGILAANLINYFTAKISGGWGWRISLGLAAVPAIIMAGGSLFLPDTPNSLVARGKEEEARAMLRRIRGTHDIGLEYDDLVAASKASKAIEHPWKTLLERRYRPQLAMAILIPTLQQLTGINVVMFYAPVLFKTIGFGGTASLMSSVISGGVNMLATFVSIATVDRLGRRKLLLEGGCQMILAQFVLGTLIWIKFGTDGVATISRSYAIGVVFCICVFVSAFAWSWGPLGWLVPSEIFPLEIRSAAQSMVVVCNMAFTFIIAQIFLMMLCRLKFGLFYFFGACELLMTSFVYFFLPETKGIPIEEMDRIWATHWYWKRFVEGNGGRRNVQLSSSNAV, encoded by the exons ATGCCGAAATCCGACGGCGACAAAAATTACCCCGGAAATATGACGGTGTTCGTCTTCCTCGCGTGCCTCGTTGCCTCGTCCGGCGGTCTCATCTTCGGCTACGATATCGGCATTTCGG GCGGCGTGACGTCTATGGATCCATTTTTGATCCGCTTCTTCCCGTCGGTGTACGCCAAGGAGCAGGAGGTGGTGGACACGAACCAGTACTGCAAATTCGACAGCGTGCTGCTCACCCTCTTCACCTCGTCGCTCTACCTCGCGGCCCTCGTCGCCTCCCTCTTCGCGTCCATCATCACCCGGAAGCTCGGCCGCAGAGCCACCATGCTCGGCGGCGGCGTCGTCTTCCTCGTCGGCGCCGTCCTTAACGGCTTCGCCATGAACATAGCCATGCTCATCATCGGTCGGATCCTCCTCGGCATCGGCGTCGGGTTCAGCAACCAG GCTGTTCCACTATACCTATCTGAGATGGCGCCGGCCAAGATGCGGGGCATGCTCAACATCAGCTTCCAGCTCATGATCACTGTCGGGATCCTCGCCGCcaacctcatcaactacttcacCGCCAAGATCTCCGGCGGCTGGGGCTGGCGCATCAGCCTGGGCCTCGCCGCCGTGCCCGCCATCATCATGGCCGGCGGCTCCCTCTTCCTCCCCGACACGCCCAACTCCCTAGTCGCCCGCGGCAAGGAGGAGGAAGCGCGTGCCATGCTCCGACGCATCCGGGGCACCCACGACATCGGCCTCGAGTATGACGACCTCGTGGCCGCCAGCAAGGCTTCCAAGGCCATCGAGCACCCGTGGAAGACGCTCCTCGAGCGCCGGTACCGGCCGCAGCTCGCCATGGCAATCCTCATCCCCACGCTGCAGCAGCTCACCGGCATCAACGTCGTCATGTTCTATGCCCCTGTGCTGTTCAAGACCATCGGCTTCGGCGGCACCGCCTCGCTCATGTCCTCCGTCATCAGCGGTGGCGTCAACATGctcgccaccttcgtctccattGCCACAgttgaccgccttggccgccgcaaGCTACTCCTCGAAGGCGGCTGCCAGATGATCCTTGCCCAG TTTGTGCTTGGGACGCTGATCTGGATCAAGTTCGGCACAGACGGCGTGGCCACCATCTCGAGGTCCTACGCCATCGGCGTCGTGTTCTGCATCTGCGTCTTCGTGTCGGCCTTCGCGTGGTCGTGGGGCCCGCTGGGGTGGCTGGTGCCGAGTGAGATCTTCCCGTTGGAGATCCGGTCGGCGGCGCAGAGCATGGTGGTGGTCTGCAACATGGCCTTCACCTTCATCATCGCGCAGATCTTCCTCATGATGCTCTGCCGCCTCAAGTTCGGCCTCTTCTACTTCTTCGGCGCCTGCGAGCTCCTCATGACCTCCTTCGTCTACTTCTTCCTCCCCGAGACCAAGGGCATCCCCATCGAGGAGATGGACCGGATCTGGGCCACACATTGGTACTGGAAGCGCTTCGTCGAGGGCAATGGCGGACGCCGCAATGTCCAGTTGTCATCATCCAACGCCGTATGA